A region from the Actinoplanes sp. OR16 genome encodes:
- a CDS encoding peptidoglycan-binding protein: protein MTADDTAVLEAGGGPRRSPLARRQRALTTVALVAVVASTGGLIAATQIKSPQQVAAETQAPPATLLTAEVVRKSLDTTVVMRGEPVRGREYTFTPNSVARTAYGPGGDVMVVTAVRTKVGATVKPGKVLLEVSERPVYALPGAFPAYRDMLPGQRGKDIRQLQEALRDLGYRIGDKRGVFGSGTERAVRRFYEDRAYAVPLTSASPADDTSAGAKPAVARADGTGLTTVPIAAGLDATGVAAVPIAAAGPAATWSASPAPQPSVTSTPDPITPTGSGKGVTAAGPDSTSTPSPTASSTPAVREKPMVPMSEVAFLPTLPARVSRLPVRVGDTVGQTLIGFTSGGLSLIGKLDPASGSLAEPGMPVTVLSEVSGFEEEGTIGSVGKQVTKDEETYLPVRIDRAGGWPADLEGDDLRITVTTASTGGEVLAVPEAAISSSADGRTTVTVVEPGGEQRQVIVQPGVSAAGLVEVEPVDGGGLEPGDAVVTGFDAGQVAPEPGKSE from the coding sequence ATGACCGCTGACGACACGGCCGTGCTGGAGGCGGGCGGCGGGCCACGCCGCTCGCCGCTGGCCCGGCGGCAGCGTGCGCTCACCACGGTGGCCCTGGTCGCCGTGGTGGCCTCCACCGGCGGGCTGATCGCGGCGACCCAGATCAAGAGCCCGCAGCAGGTCGCGGCCGAGACGCAGGCGCCGCCGGCGACGCTGCTGACCGCCGAGGTGGTCCGCAAGAGCCTGGACACCACCGTGGTGATGCGCGGTGAGCCGGTCCGCGGCCGGGAGTACACGTTCACGCCGAACTCGGTGGCCCGCACCGCGTACGGACCCGGGGGAGACGTCATGGTCGTCACCGCGGTCCGGACCAAGGTGGGCGCCACGGTGAAGCCGGGGAAGGTGCTGCTGGAGGTCTCCGAGCGCCCGGTCTACGCGCTCCCAGGCGCCTTCCCCGCCTACCGTGACATGCTGCCCGGCCAGCGCGGCAAGGACATCCGGCAGTTGCAGGAGGCGCTGCGCGACCTGGGCTACCGGATCGGCGACAAGCGCGGCGTCTTCGGCTCCGGCACGGAGAGGGCGGTCCGCAGGTTCTACGAGGACCGTGCCTACGCGGTGCCGCTGACCAGCGCCTCACCGGCGGACGACACCTCCGCAGGCGCCAAGCCGGCCGTCGCGCGGGCGGACGGGACCGGGCTCACCACCGTTCCGATCGCCGCGGGCCTCGACGCGACCGGAGTCGCCGCCGTCCCGATCGCCGCGGCCGGGCCCGCCGCCACCTGGTCCGCGAGCCCCGCTCCTCAGCCGTCAGTCACGTCCACCCCGGATCCCATCACCCCCACCGGTTCCGGCAAGGGCGTCACCGCGGCCGGTCCGGACTCCACCAGCACGCCTTCGCCCACGGCCTCCAGCACGCCCGCCGTGCGCGAGAAGCCGATGGTGCCGATGTCCGAGGTGGCGTTCCTGCCCACGCTGCCGGCCCGGGTCTCCCGGCTGCCGGTCCGGGTCGGCGACACCGTCGGCCAGACCCTGATCGGCTTCACGTCCGGCGGGCTCTCCCTGATCGGCAAGCTCGACCCCGCGTCCGGCAGCCTCGCCGAACCCGGCATGCCCGTCACGGTCCTCTCCGAGGTGAGCGGCTTCGAGGAGGAGGGAACCATCGGCAGCGTCGGCAAGCAGGTCACGAAGGACGAGGAGACCTATCTCCCGGTCCGCATCGACCGGGCCGGCGGCTGGCCCGCCGACCTCGAGGGCGACGACCTGCGGATCACCGTCACCACGGCGAGCACGGGTGGCGAGGTCCTGGCCGTGCCCGAGGCGGCGATCTCCTCGTCGGCGGACGGCCGGACCACCGTGACCGTCGTGGAACCGGGCGGCGAACAGCGGCAGGTGATCGTCCAGCCCGGTGTCTCGGCGGCGGGTCTCGTCGAGGTGGAACCGGTCGACGGCGGCGGCCTCGAACCCGGCGACGCCGTGGTCACCGGCTTCGACGCCGGCCAGGTCGCTCCCGAACCCGGTAAGAGCGAATGA
- a CDS encoding ABC transporter ATP-binding protein, with the protein MTAPVLDLDRVSRVYPGPPAVAALREATLRVERGDYLAIVGPSGSGKSTLLNLLGLLDRPSSGVYRLDGVDVSGLAERERTALRGGRIGFVFQSFHLLPHRTAVENVMLAQVYNGRPRRRRRPDALAALSRVEVGHRAYALPTTMSGGERQRVAIARALVNEPAILLCDEPTGNLDSATSLRLLGLFDELHAAGLTIVVITHDATVAERARRVVRIVDGRMDELPAGTVR; encoded by the coding sequence ATGACGGCTCCGGTCCTCGACCTCGACCGGGTGTCCCGGGTCTATCCGGGGCCACCGGCCGTGGCGGCGCTGCGCGAGGCGACCCTGCGGGTGGAGCGGGGCGACTACCTGGCGATCGTCGGTCCCTCCGGTTCCGGCAAGTCCACCCTGCTCAACCTGCTGGGGCTGCTGGACCGGCCGTCGTCCGGCGTCTACCGCCTGGACGGGGTGGACGTGTCGGGTCTCGCCGAGCGGGAACGGACGGCCCTGCGCGGTGGCCGGATCGGGTTCGTCTTCCAGTCCTTCCATCTGCTGCCGCACCGCACCGCCGTGGAGAACGTGATGCTCGCCCAGGTCTACAACGGCCGGCCGCGGCGGCGACGCCGGCCGGACGCCCTCGCCGCGCTGAGCCGGGTGGAGGTGGGGCATCGGGCGTACGCGCTGCCCACCACCATGTCCGGCGGTGAGCGGCAGCGGGTCGCGATCGCCCGCGCGCTGGTGAACGAGCCGGCCATCCTGCTCTGCGACGAACCCACCGGCAACCTGGACTCGGCGACCTCGCTGCGGCTGCTCGGACTCTTCGACGAGCTGCACGCCGCCGGCCTCACCATCGTGGTGATCACCCACGACGCGACGGTGGCGGAGCGGGCGCGGCGGGTGGTCCGGATCGTCGACGGCCGGATGGACGAGCTGCCCGCCGGGACCGTCCGGTGA
- a CDS encoding SigE family RNA polymerase sigma factor, which yields MTRGDDREFHDFVEARMDRWRRSAYLMCQDWHTADDLVSIAVTKLYRHWRDVRRADNPEAYAQKVLTRCWLNERRRPWRREWAAERLPDRPAVAPDQVADRDSLGRLLRALAPRQRAVLILRFYYDYSTEQVAEMLEVSVGTVKSQTARGLQTLRLSAEALRG from the coding sequence TTGACCCGGGGGGACGATCGGGAGTTCCACGATTTCGTGGAGGCCCGGATGGATCGGTGGCGGCGCTCCGCGTACCTGATGTGCCAGGACTGGCACACCGCCGACGACCTCGTGTCCATCGCGGTCACCAAGCTGTACCGGCATTGGCGTGACGTGCGCCGGGCGGACAACCCGGAGGCGTACGCGCAGAAGGTCCTCACCCGCTGCTGGCTCAACGAGCGCCGCCGTCCCTGGCGGCGCGAGTGGGCGGCGGAGCGGTTGCCGGACCGGCCGGCCGTGGCACCCGACCAGGTGGCCGACCGGGACTCGCTCGGGCGGCTGCTGCGGGCGCTGGCCCCGCGCCAGCGTGCCGTGCTGATCCTGCGGTTCTACTACGACTACTCCACCGAGCAGGTCGCGGAGATGCTGGAGGTGTCCGTGGGGACGGTGAAGAGCCAGACCGCGCGGGGATTGCAGACGTTACGGCTCAGCGCGGAGGCGCTCCGTGGTTGA